The genomic stretch ATCTTGCTGCGTTTATTCAGGCATCACGGATTGAAAGGAATAGATTTCGGCTTGTCGCAAGAAGAAACGCAATCGGATTGTTTTTCCGATGAGTGAATCAAGCTCTTGAGGTTGATCGGACCAACTCGGGATGCCAGCGGGAAAGTCACCGGCTAGGACATCGCTTGCGGCATTTTCGTAGCCAGGGATTTCATCTCCGTCTTCATCGAGAATAGCGACGCGGAGATACGCTTGATTCGTGCGACTTCCGCCAAGTTCCTGGCCGTTTACTACCAACTGTCCCCCTGGCCAGCGAAAAGATTTGGTGGTGATGACACCTTCTCGCCACGTTGACCTCAGGGATGCGAAACCGTCAGGACGTAGAAGCGCCAATCCTAATTGAAATCTTCCCTTGAGGAATCGAGATCCATGAAAGGCGGGACCACCATAGTAATAAAAGTAAAGCGCTCCATCATGAAGGAGTGGAGGGCTCAGTTGAGGTTGTACACCAGCCGCATCCCAGACCCCTTGTTGTCGTCCAGCAGGAAAACTGCCTCGAATGAATGGGCGTCGCGGTCGGACGCGATGCCAGTCCTGCGTGTTGCGGCTTGTGACCAGTTGTACCTCCGCAGAAGGCGGTTCCTCCACGCGATAAATCATCAAGGTCCCAATGTAGAGGCTTTCGTAGCGAAACGCGCTCATGTGGTAGAACTCGACTTCGGGAGGATCCTCGAGATCTGGGCGCAGCGTCACGGTCGGCTTGCCGGAGATTTTTTTGCCATCGGCGCTGAGACGGGTCTGGAAAACTTCCCGCTGATGGATTCGACCGGGGTAAATTAATGGGTAGTCTGCTGAAAGTGAGGGTCGACCAAATAACAAATACGGGAATTCGGGATTGCTTCGGTCTAACATTGCCGTCATGCGGTCGTGCATCTTCGCGTAGACCTCGTCCTTGGCTGTCGTCTTCCATGCCCAGTGAATGCCATCGAGCGATGTTGCCAACCGAACATAATAATGGCAAGGCGCCTTGATGGAGTGATGGATCAGCAGCTTCCAAGGCGCTTTCTCGTCCTCCGGTTCATAGATAATGCTGGGAGCTGCGATACAGCCTTGATCCAAATGGAGAACAATGTTGTTGGGGCCATTGGTCAGATCCGCATAGTGTTCCAGCTTCGGACGTTGCCAATGAATCCCGTCTTTGCTACTTGCTGTGCAAATCGGATAAAAGATTTTGGGCATGTCCGGTACACCGCCGTTGACGACACCCACATAGAAGACTCGAAATAAACCACTTTTTTCGTCGCGAAAAACACCGCTTAGATAGTTCATGGTGGTGCCTTCCCAGGGTTCCTCCGGGGAGAGCAGCGGGTTAGCGGGGTGACGGATCGGCTGATGCATGACTCTTTCCACCAGAGTCGATGATTCGATGACACCATCGTCGAGAAAGAGTTGAGCTTCGCGAACGTCGATTTTGTCAGCAACCACGCTGTCGATCGCACCGTTACAGATGATTTGCAGCCCGATCCAAACGCCGATCAAAGTGGATTGTCGGGATTTGTTCATTCCGTTTTTTCCTGTCAACGGAGTTGCCATTTTGTATTTGATGCTCCCCAAGACCGAATGGAGAGGGTGAATGCTAGGTCGATCGTTCAGGAATGAGTTTCTTGCATAAACCTGTCTGCATTATCCTGCTCGGATGGTCTATCCTACCAGCCTCTCGGGGTGGATCAATTGTTTTCTTGAGTTACGCAGCCCTCAAGTTTTTGATAGCCCTCTTTCGGCTAATGCTATCTTTTAATGGCGATTGAGCCATCTGCTTTAAGTGAGCAGATTCAAAAGATGAAGTTTTGGCTCGGATGCGTCGAGTGCGCGGGACTCAACTCAGGGAACTCCACCGACTCTGAGTGAGCTCGAGAGATTTGCTCAGATCGTTGGTGGGCAGCATTTGGATCTGTTGCGGTAGCTTGTCCTTCATTTCAGGCGACGAATCCCTAGACGGATCACTGCAGGTTATGTAGGACTCGCAATGCCAAGCGACGAGTTGTGAATGGTTCGCAAGGAGGCGGATTTGCTTCAGATGCTTCAGGAGTTCGCTGGCGGTTTCTTCCTCGGAAAAAAGTTCGCCTGAATGTTGACAACAGATCAGGAGATCGTCTTTTTGGCGATTCGGTTGCTGCCTGTCATGTTTGGCCTTGATGAGATCACCACTGCCTCGGCACCATTCGATGACTTTTTTGGATCGCTTTCTTGTGAGATTGGATCGTTTGATTGCGTAGGGGGTTACGTCTTGGATCCTACGGAGCGAACTTTCAGCTGACTTGAAAATGTCGATATAGTCGAATGGACGCTGCTTATGGTCTTTGATTCTCAGCACCGTGTGAGTTGTGGAGTATCGTGGGCGATCCTGTAAGAGAGATTTCTCATTTTGCAGGACCCGGAAGCTAACGTTCTGCCCCGTCACTACCTCTATTGCCCGATAGCAGTTCTTGTCGGTGTGGACGGTTACCTCCGTCTCATCTTCACCAACGACGACCCGGTCGACAGTGACCCCCGTGATAACTTCAATTGAGCTCTTCTCGATCTTTGCAAGGATGGCGGATACGATTGCATGAGCTCCGCCTCGGGGGTAGAGT from Pirellulaceae bacterium encodes the following:
- a CDS encoding NAD(P)-binding protein, coding for MNPTEIPKQEAYSRREDQVHRTIVIGSSPAVLLQALFLSEQGRRVTILESKDQLGGAWYGRNLWGLGHIDVGCHYIDRRASTFRFLTEELNLPCDRQRYDYLWYTGSPLRKEEQSTPSMMARVQRELMNWLIGDRLVQHDLWWLIHSIAILNLRYLPTAFSEFFLKESRLYPRGGAHAIVSAILAKIEKSSIEVITGVTVDRVVVGEDETEVTVHTDKNCYRAIEVVTGQNVSFRVLQNEKSLLQDRPRYSTTHTVLRIKDHKQRPFDYIDIFKSAESSLRRIQDVTPYAIKRSNLTRKRSKKVIEWCRGSGDLIKAKHDRQQPNRQKDDLLICCQHSGELFSEEETASELLKHLKQIRLLANHSQLVAWHCESYITCSDPSRDSSPEMKDKLPQQIQMLPTNDLSKSLELTQSRWSSLS